From Scleropages formosus chromosome 1, fSclFor1.1, whole genome shotgun sequence, a single genomic window includes:
- the LOC108925549 gene encoding sarcolemmal membrane-associated protein-like isoform X3, whose product MCSQELFQLSQYLQEALHREQMLEQKLATLQRLLTKTQEASKGSWQALIDEDRLLSRLEMMGSQLQVYSKSQTEDSLRRELEALQEDKHKYETTAKESLRRVLQEKMEVVRKLSEVERSLSNTEDECTHLREMSEAAHKDLRELASKYNGALKEGRELAEKLKLAEKHQEELAQSSQREKAALQLHIAALEEREQTLQARIEALQADNDFTNERLTALNVRLEQLQEKSLKGNSLENLLLKSGGDCTFIQQFIEYQRPFPPQNGIFHLPSENRIDVKESATSDTLSLSKDKSSEDTTDEQMDNQELNESFSQVTLVKDELQHSDQEPVDATQVIQNLQGELCEAQELANTSQQKCMDLQAALEEERRMSRKQMEDSARQIHTLQAQLHKLQVDMEELQEQKENAIADVREELCAAQEEALTLRRAVQAAAAERDHEIAAMQKELGTVTAELEKWRKAATSYELEIGHLQSSLQQQSRQCQRAVELEGELEKLQAECLSLQQECADLRSEKENLLKRLQELETELIGSQEQSASLSSSLQTLEKSRGELENSLGSLEEQHRHSTAKLQAQLAQAQSRTKDLQKEYEETQTLLSSLKERIEQTEQEKQSISDELQQCRSDLKQLQDKGGNRSWAPWMSAVAVIVAVTVGVLYPGLVKSSA is encoded by the exons ATGTGCTCTCAGGAGCTATTCCAGCTGTCTCAGTATCTGCAG gaGGCCTTGCACCGGGAGCAGATGCTGGAGCAGAAGCTGGCCACACTACAGCGGCTCCTGACCAAAACTCAGGAAGCTTCCAAGGGCAGCTGGCAG GCTTTGATTGATGAAGACCGGCTGCTGTCTCGGCTGGAAATGATGGGAAGCCAGCTGCAGGTGTATTCCAAG AGCCAGACAGAAGATAGCCTGCGGAGGGAGCTTGAGGCCCTGCAGGAGGATAAGCACAAGTATGAGACCACTGCCAAAGAGTCTCTGAGGCGGGTCCTTCAGGAGAAGATGGAGGTGGTCCGTAAGCTCTCGGAAGTGGAG AGGAGCCTCAGCAACACAGAAGATGAATGTACCCACCTGAGGGAGATGAGTGAAGCTGCACACAAGGACCTGAGAGAACTGGCCAGCAAGTACAATGGGGCACTGAAGGAGGGCAGAGAGCTCGCGGAGAAGCTGAAG CTAGCAGAGAAACACCAGGAGGAATTGGCACAGAGCAGTCAGCGAGAGAAGGCGGCCCTTCAGCTCCACATCGCCGCCCTGGAGGAGAGGGAGCAGACACTGCAGGCTCGCATAGAGGCCCTGCAGGCTGACAATGACTTCACCAATGAGCGCCTCACTGCCTTGAATG TTCGTTTAGAGCAGCTCCAAGAAAAAAGCCTGAAGGGGAACAGTTTGG AGAACCTGCTTTTAAAAAGCGGAGGAGACTGTACTTTCATCCAGCAGTTCATCGAGTACCAGC GTCCCTTCCCTCCTCAAAATGGTATCTTCCATCTCCCCTCGGAGAATCGGATAGATGTTAAAGAGTCAGCTACGTCAGACACGCTCAGTCTCAGCAAGGATAAAAGCAGTGAAGACACTACag ACGAACAAATGGACAACcaagagctgaatgagtctttcAGTCAGGTCACACTTGTTAAAG ATGAACTGCAGCACTCGGACCAGGAGCCTGTGGATGCAACGCAGGTGATCCAAAACCTGCAAGGGGAGCTGTGTGAAGCCCAGGAGCTTGCGAACACCAGCCAGCAGAAATGTATGGACCTGCAAG CTGCTTtggaagaagaaagaaggatGAGTCGAAAGCAGATGGAAGACTCTGCGAGGCAAATACACACTCTCCAAG CCCAGCTCCACAAACTTCAGGTTGAcatggaggagctgcaggagcagaaGGAGAATGCCATAGCTGATGTGAGAGAGGAGCTGTGCGCTGCACAGGAGGAGGCGCTTACGCTCCGCCGCGCGGTGCAGGCTGCTGCCGCTGAGCGGGACCACGAGATTGCTGCCATGCAGAAGGAGCTGGGCACGGTGAcggctgagctggagaagtggCGAAAGGCTGCCACCTCTTATGAGCTCGAGATTGGCCATCTGCAGAGTAGCCTCCAGCAACAGAGTCGGCAGTGCCAGAGGGCTGTGGAGCTTGAAG GTGAACTGGAGAAGCTGCAGGCAGAATGTCTGAGCCTGCAGCAGGAGTGTGCGGACCTGCGCTCCGAGAAGGAAAACCTTCTCAAGAGGCTGCAGGAGCTTGAGACGGAGCTAATAGG GTCTCAAGAGCAGAGCGCCTCCCTTAGCAGCAGCCTGCAGACCCTGGAGAAATCCAGGGGGGAGCTGGAGAACTCGCTGGGTTCCCTGGAGGAGCAGCATCGGCACAGCACAGCCAAGCTCCAGGCCCAGCTGGCTCAGGCCCAGAGCAGGACCAAGGACTTGCAGAAGGAG TATGAAGAAACTCAGACTCTGCTCTCGAGCCTGAAGGAGCGCATTGAGCAAACGGAGCAGGAGAAGCAGTCCATTAGCGATGAGCTCCAGCAGTGCAGGTCTGACCTGAAGCAGCTGCAGGACAAGGGAGGCAAT AGAAGCTGGGCTCCCTGGATGTCGGCAGTTGCAGTGATAGTCGCTGTGACCGTGGGAGTGCTTTACCCAGGCCTGGTCAAGAGCTCTGCTTGA
- the LOC108925549 gene encoding sarcolemmal membrane-associated protein-like isoform X1 gives MPSALAVFTCRPNSHAFQERHVYLDEPVRIGRSVARCRPTLNNATFDCKVLSRNHALVWFDRKMAKFYLQDTRSSNGTFVNSQRLSRGSEESPPCEVLSGDVIQFGVDVTENTRKVTHGCIVSVVKLFLPDGVEAPRRSDVTPIPLALPVDKVTASTPSMCSQELFQLSQYLQEALHREQMLEQKLATLQRLLTKTQEASKGSWQALIDEDRLLSRLEMMGSQLQVYSKSQTEDSLRRELEALQEDKHKYETTAKESLRRVLQEKMEVVRKLSEVERSLSNTEDECTHLREMSEAAHKDLRELASKYNGALKEGRELAEKLKLAEKHQEELAQSSQREKAALQLHIAALEEREQTLQARIEALQADNDFTNERLTALNVRLEQLQEKSLKGNSLENLLLKSGGDCTFIQQFIEYQRPFPPQNGIFHLPSENRIDVKESATSDTLSLSKDKSSEDTTDEQMDNQELNESFSQVTLVKDELQHSDQEPVDATQVIQNLQGELCEAQELANTSQQKCMDLQAALEEERRMSRKQMEDSARQIHTLQAQLHKLQVDMEELQEQKENAIADVREELCAAQEEALTLRRAVQAAAAERDHEIAAMQKELGTVTAELEKWRKAATSYELEIGHLQSSLQQQSRQCQRAVELEGELEKLQAECLSLQQECADLRSEKENLLKRLQELETELIGSQEQSASLSSSLQTLEKSRGELENSLGSLEEQHRHSTAKLQAQLAQAQSRTKDLQKEYEETQTLLSSLKERIEQTEQEKQSISDELQQCRSDLKQLQDKGGNRSWAPWMSAVAVIVAVTVGVLYPGLVKSSA, from the exons TTCTACCTCCAAGACACCAGGAGCAGCAACGGCACCTTCGTGAACAGCCAGCGCTTGAGCCGTGGATCAGAGGAGAGTCCGCCCTGCGAGGTCCTCTCTGGTGATGTCATCCAGTTTGGGGTGGATGTGACTGAGAACACTCGCAAAG TCACCCATGGATGCATTGTGTCTGTAGTCAAGCTGTTTCTTCCTGACGGTGTAGAAGCTCCAAGACGATCGGA TGTAACTCCAATACCATTGGCGCTTCCTGTGGACAAG GTCACTGCCAGTACGCCCAGCATGTGCTCTCAGGAGCTATTCCAGCTGTCTCAGTATCTGCAG gaGGCCTTGCACCGGGAGCAGATGCTGGAGCAGAAGCTGGCCACACTACAGCGGCTCCTGACCAAAACTCAGGAAGCTTCCAAGGGCAGCTGGCAG GCTTTGATTGATGAAGACCGGCTGCTGTCTCGGCTGGAAATGATGGGAAGCCAGCTGCAGGTGTATTCCAAG AGCCAGACAGAAGATAGCCTGCGGAGGGAGCTTGAGGCCCTGCAGGAGGATAAGCACAAGTATGAGACCACTGCCAAAGAGTCTCTGAGGCGGGTCCTTCAGGAGAAGATGGAGGTGGTCCGTAAGCTCTCGGAAGTGGAG AGGAGCCTCAGCAACACAGAAGATGAATGTACCCACCTGAGGGAGATGAGTGAAGCTGCACACAAGGACCTGAGAGAACTGGCCAGCAAGTACAATGGGGCACTGAAGGAGGGCAGAGAGCTCGCGGAGAAGCTGAAG CTAGCAGAGAAACACCAGGAGGAATTGGCACAGAGCAGTCAGCGAGAGAAGGCGGCCCTTCAGCTCCACATCGCCGCCCTGGAGGAGAGGGAGCAGACACTGCAGGCTCGCATAGAGGCCCTGCAGGCTGACAATGACTTCACCAATGAGCGCCTCACTGCCTTGAATG TTCGTTTAGAGCAGCTCCAAGAAAAAAGCCTGAAGGGGAACAGTTTGG AGAACCTGCTTTTAAAAAGCGGAGGAGACTGTACTTTCATCCAGCAGTTCATCGAGTACCAGC GTCCCTTCCCTCCTCAAAATGGTATCTTCCATCTCCCCTCGGAGAATCGGATAGATGTTAAAGAGTCAGCTACGTCAGACACGCTCAGTCTCAGCAAGGATAAAAGCAGTGAAGACACTACag ACGAACAAATGGACAACcaagagctgaatgagtctttcAGTCAGGTCACACTTGTTAAAG ATGAACTGCAGCACTCGGACCAGGAGCCTGTGGATGCAACGCAGGTGATCCAAAACCTGCAAGGGGAGCTGTGTGAAGCCCAGGAGCTTGCGAACACCAGCCAGCAGAAATGTATGGACCTGCAAG CTGCTTtggaagaagaaagaaggatGAGTCGAAAGCAGATGGAAGACTCTGCGAGGCAAATACACACTCTCCAAG CCCAGCTCCACAAACTTCAGGTTGAcatggaggagctgcaggagcagaaGGAGAATGCCATAGCTGATGTGAGAGAGGAGCTGTGCGCTGCACAGGAGGAGGCGCTTACGCTCCGCCGCGCGGTGCAGGCTGCTGCCGCTGAGCGGGACCACGAGATTGCTGCCATGCAGAAGGAGCTGGGCACGGTGAcggctgagctggagaagtggCGAAAGGCTGCCACCTCTTATGAGCTCGAGATTGGCCATCTGCAGAGTAGCCTCCAGCAACAGAGTCGGCAGTGCCAGAGGGCTGTGGAGCTTGAAG GTGAACTGGAGAAGCTGCAGGCAGAATGTCTGAGCCTGCAGCAGGAGTGTGCGGACCTGCGCTCCGAGAAGGAAAACCTTCTCAAGAGGCTGCAGGAGCTTGAGACGGAGCTAATAGG GTCTCAAGAGCAGAGCGCCTCCCTTAGCAGCAGCCTGCAGACCCTGGAGAAATCCAGGGGGGAGCTGGAGAACTCGCTGGGTTCCCTGGAGGAGCAGCATCGGCACAGCACAGCCAAGCTCCAGGCCCAGCTGGCTCAGGCCCAGAGCAGGACCAAGGACTTGCAGAAGGAG TATGAAGAAACTCAGACTCTGCTCTCGAGCCTGAAGGAGCGCATTGAGCAAACGGAGCAGGAGAAGCAGTCCATTAGCGATGAGCTCCAGCAGTGCAGGTCTGACCTGAAGCAGCTGCAGGACAAGGGAGGCAAT AGAAGCTGGGCTCCCTGGATGTCGGCAGTTGCAGTGATAGTCGCTGTGACCGTGGGAGTGCTTTACCCAGGCCTGGTCAAGAGCTCTGCTTGA
- the LOC108925549 gene encoding sarcolemmal membrane-associated protein-like isoform X2 — MPSALAVFTCRPNSHAFQERHVYLDEPVRIGRSVARCRPTLNNATFDCKVLSRNHALVWFDRKMAKFYLQDTRSSNGTFVNSQRLSRGSEESPPCEVLSGDVIQFGVDVTENTRKVTHGCIVSVVKLFLPDGVEAPRRSDVTPIPLALPVDKVTASTPSMCSQELFQLSQYLQEALHREQMLEQKLATLQRLLTKTQEASKGSWQALIDEDRLLSRLEMMGSQLQVYSKSQTEDSLRRELEALQEDKHKYETTAKESLRRVLQEKMEVVRKLSEVERSLSNTEDECTHLREMSEAAHKDLRELASKYNGALKEGRELAEKLKLAEKHQEELAQSSQREKAALQLHIAALEEREQTLQARIEALQADNDFTNERLTALNVRLEQLQEKSLKGNSLENLLLKSGGDCTFIQQFIEYQRPFPPQNGIFHLPSENRIDVKESATSDTLSLSKDKSSEDTTDEQMDNQELNESFSQVTLVKDELQHSDQEPVDATQVIQNLQGELCEAQELANTSQQKCMDLQAALEEERRMSRKQMEDSARQIHTLQAQLHKLQVDMEELQEQKENAIADVREELCAAQEEALTLRRAVQAAAAERDHEIAAMQKELGTVTAELEKWRKAATSYELEIGHLQSSLQQQSRQCQRAVELEGELEKLQAECLSLQQECADLRSEKENLLKRLQELETELIGSQEQSASLSSSLQTLEKSRGELENSLGSLEEQHRHSTAKLQAQLAQAQSRTKDLQKEYEETQTLLSSLKERIEQTEQEKQSISDELQQCRSDLKQLQDKGGNPPLLQPAQAIVTGLILALLYWCFGPLW, encoded by the exons TTCTACCTCCAAGACACCAGGAGCAGCAACGGCACCTTCGTGAACAGCCAGCGCTTGAGCCGTGGATCAGAGGAGAGTCCGCCCTGCGAGGTCCTCTCTGGTGATGTCATCCAGTTTGGGGTGGATGTGACTGAGAACACTCGCAAAG TCACCCATGGATGCATTGTGTCTGTAGTCAAGCTGTTTCTTCCTGACGGTGTAGAAGCTCCAAGACGATCGGA TGTAACTCCAATACCATTGGCGCTTCCTGTGGACAAG GTCACTGCCAGTACGCCCAGCATGTGCTCTCAGGAGCTATTCCAGCTGTCTCAGTATCTGCAG gaGGCCTTGCACCGGGAGCAGATGCTGGAGCAGAAGCTGGCCACACTACAGCGGCTCCTGACCAAAACTCAGGAAGCTTCCAAGGGCAGCTGGCAG GCTTTGATTGATGAAGACCGGCTGCTGTCTCGGCTGGAAATGATGGGAAGCCAGCTGCAGGTGTATTCCAAG AGCCAGACAGAAGATAGCCTGCGGAGGGAGCTTGAGGCCCTGCAGGAGGATAAGCACAAGTATGAGACCACTGCCAAAGAGTCTCTGAGGCGGGTCCTTCAGGAGAAGATGGAGGTGGTCCGTAAGCTCTCGGAAGTGGAG AGGAGCCTCAGCAACACAGAAGATGAATGTACCCACCTGAGGGAGATGAGTGAAGCTGCACACAAGGACCTGAGAGAACTGGCCAGCAAGTACAATGGGGCACTGAAGGAGGGCAGAGAGCTCGCGGAGAAGCTGAAG CTAGCAGAGAAACACCAGGAGGAATTGGCACAGAGCAGTCAGCGAGAGAAGGCGGCCCTTCAGCTCCACATCGCCGCCCTGGAGGAGAGGGAGCAGACACTGCAGGCTCGCATAGAGGCCCTGCAGGCTGACAATGACTTCACCAATGAGCGCCTCACTGCCTTGAATG TTCGTTTAGAGCAGCTCCAAGAAAAAAGCCTGAAGGGGAACAGTTTGG AGAACCTGCTTTTAAAAAGCGGAGGAGACTGTACTTTCATCCAGCAGTTCATCGAGTACCAGC GTCCCTTCCCTCCTCAAAATGGTATCTTCCATCTCCCCTCGGAGAATCGGATAGATGTTAAAGAGTCAGCTACGTCAGACACGCTCAGTCTCAGCAAGGATAAAAGCAGTGAAGACACTACag ACGAACAAATGGACAACcaagagctgaatgagtctttcAGTCAGGTCACACTTGTTAAAG ATGAACTGCAGCACTCGGACCAGGAGCCTGTGGATGCAACGCAGGTGATCCAAAACCTGCAAGGGGAGCTGTGTGAAGCCCAGGAGCTTGCGAACACCAGCCAGCAGAAATGTATGGACCTGCAAG CTGCTTtggaagaagaaagaaggatGAGTCGAAAGCAGATGGAAGACTCTGCGAGGCAAATACACACTCTCCAAG CCCAGCTCCACAAACTTCAGGTTGAcatggaggagctgcaggagcagaaGGAGAATGCCATAGCTGATGTGAGAGAGGAGCTGTGCGCTGCACAGGAGGAGGCGCTTACGCTCCGCCGCGCGGTGCAGGCTGCTGCCGCTGAGCGGGACCACGAGATTGCTGCCATGCAGAAGGAGCTGGGCACGGTGAcggctgagctggagaagtggCGAAAGGCTGCCACCTCTTATGAGCTCGAGATTGGCCATCTGCAGAGTAGCCTCCAGCAACAGAGTCGGCAGTGCCAGAGGGCTGTGGAGCTTGAAG GTGAACTGGAGAAGCTGCAGGCAGAATGTCTGAGCCTGCAGCAGGAGTGTGCGGACCTGCGCTCCGAGAAGGAAAACCTTCTCAAGAGGCTGCAGGAGCTTGAGACGGAGCTAATAGG GTCTCAAGAGCAGAGCGCCTCCCTTAGCAGCAGCCTGCAGACCCTGGAGAAATCCAGGGGGGAGCTGGAGAACTCGCTGGGTTCCCTGGAGGAGCAGCATCGGCACAGCACAGCCAAGCTCCAGGCCCAGCTGGCTCAGGCCCAGAGCAGGACCAAGGACTTGCAGAAGGAG TATGAAGAAACTCAGACTCTGCTCTCGAGCCTGAAGGAGCGCATTGAGCAAACGGAGCAGGAGAAGCAGTCCATTAGCGATGAGCTCCAGCAGTGCAGGTCTGACCTGAAGCAGCTGCAGGACAAGGGAGGCAAT CCACCCCTATTGCAGCCTGCTCAAGCCATAGTCACCGGCCTTATCCTGGCTTTGCTGTATTGGTGCTTCGGCCCATTGTGGTAG
- the LOC108925536 gene encoding BTB/POZ domain-containing protein KCTD6, protein MHMDNGHWGYMMAEPVTLNVGGHLYTTSRSTLQRYPDSMLGAMFRGDFPSARDAQGNYFIDRDGPLFRYILNFLRTSELTLPLDFKETDLLRKEADFYQIEPLIQCLNDPKPLHPLDTFEQVVELSSTRKLSKYSNPVAVIITQLTVTTKVHSLLEGIANSFTKWNKHMMDTRDCQVSFTFGPCDYHQEVSLRVHLIDYITKQGFAIRNTRVHHMSERANENTVEHHWTFCRLARKAED, encoded by the exons ATGCACATGGATAATGGACACTGGGGATACATG ATGGCTGAACCGGTTACTCTGAATGTGGGAGGTCACCTGTACACCACCTCAAGGTCCACTTTGCAACGCTATCCTGACTCCATGCTGGGGGCCATGTTTCGCGGCGACTTCCCCTCGGCTCGGGATGCCCAGGGCAATTACTTCATCGACCGCGACGGACCTCTCTTCCGCTATATCCTGAACTTCCTGCGCACCTCGGAGCTAACCCTTCCCCTGGACTTTAAAGAGACGGACCTCCTGCGCAAGGAAGCAGATTTTTACCAGATCGAGCCCCTGATTCAGTGTCTCAATGACCCGAAGCCCCTTCACCCGCTGGACACCTTCGAGCAGGTGGTGGAGCTGTCCAGCACTCGCAAGCTCTCCAAGTATTCAAACCCTGTGGCTGTTATCATCACCCAGCTCACCGTCACCACCAAGGTGCACTCGCTGCTGGAAGGTATCGCCAACAGCTTCACGAAGTGGAACAAGCACATGATGGACACCAGAGACTGCCAGGTGTCTTTCACTTTCGGACCTTGCGATTACCACCAGGAGGTGTCCCTCAGGGTGCACCTCATTGACTATATCACCAAGCAGGGCTTCGCCATACGGAACACTAGGGTCCATCACATGAGCGAACGTGCCAATGAGAACACAGTGGAGCACCACTGGACGTTCTGCAGACTCGCACGCAAGGCTGAGGACTGA